In a single window of the Populus alba chromosome 16, ASM523922v2, whole genome shotgun sequence genome:
- the LOC118033292 gene encoding tubulin beta-5 chain, producing the protein MREILHVQGGQCGNQIGSKFWEVVCDEHGIDPTGRYVGSSDLQLERVNVYYNEASCGRFVPRAVLMDLEPGTMDSVRTGPYGQIFRPDNFVFGQSGAGNNWAKGHYTEGAELIDSVLDVVRKEAENCDCLQGFQVCHSLGGGTGSGMGTLLISKIREEYPDRMMLTFSVFPSPKVSDTVVEPYNATLSVHQLVENADECMVLDNEALYDICFRTLKLTTPSFGDLNHLISATMSGVTCCLRFPGQLNSDLRKLAVNLIPFPRLHFFMVGFAPLTSRGSQQYRALTVPELTQQMWDSKNMMCAADPRHGRYLTASAMFRGKMSTKEVDEQMINVQNKNSSYFVEWIPNNVKSSVCDIPPRGLAMASTFIGNSTSIQEMFRRVSEQFTAMFRRKAFLHWYTGEGMDEMEFTEAESNMNDLVSEYQQYQDATADEEGEYDDEEEEEGQYAE; encoded by the exons ATGAGAGAGATCCTTCACGTGCAAGGTGGTCAGTGCGGTAACCAGATTGGTTCCAAGTTCTGGGAAGTTGTGTGTGATGAGCATGGAATAGACCCGACTGGAAGGTATGTTGGTTCATCAGATCTGCAGTTGGAGCGTGTGAATGTGTACTACAATGAGGCTTCTTGTGGGAGGTTTGTTCCACGTGCAGTGCTTATGGACTTGGAGCCTGGTACCATGGACAGTGTTCGTACTGGTCCGTATGGGCAGATATTCAGGCCGGATAACTTTGTGTTTGGACAATCTGGTGCTGGAAACAATTGGGCTAAGGGGCATTACACTGAGGGAGCAGAACTTATTGATTCTGTTCTTGATGTTGTAAGGAAGGAGGCAGAGAACTGTGACTGTCTTCAAG GTTTCCAAGTGTGCCACTCATTGGGTGGTGGAACTGGTTCGGGAATGGGCACCTTGCTCATCTCAAAAATACGTGAGGAGTACCCTGACAGGATGATGTTGACCTTCTCTGTTTTTCCCTCCCCAAAGGTTTCAGATACCGTGGTTGAGCCATACAATGCCACCCTGTCTGTGCATCAACTTGTTGAGAATGCTGATGAGTGCATGGTTCTGGATAATGAGGCTTTGTATGATATCTGCTTCAGGACTCTTAAATTGACTACTCCAAGCT TTGGTGATCTTAACCACTTGATTTCTGCAACCATGAGTGGTGTCACTTGCTGCCTGAGGTTCCCTGGTCAGCTCAACTCGGACCTTCGAAAGCTTGCTGTGAATCTCATTCCCTTTCCTCGTCTCCACTTCTTCATGGTTGGTTTTGCTCCTTTGACCTCTCGTGGATCCCAGCAATACCGTGCCCTCACTGTTCCAGAACTGACCCAGCAAATGTGGGATTCCAAGAATATGATGTGCGCTGCGGACCCAAGGCATGGTCGCTATCTCACTGCCTCTGCTATGTTCCGTGGCAAGATGAGCACCAAGGAAGTGGATGAGCAGATGATCAATGTCCAAAACAAGAACTCATCATACTTTGTTGAGTGGATTCCAAACAATGTGAAATCCAGTGTCTGTGACATCCCACCAAGGGGACTTGCCATGGCATCCACCTTCATTGGAAATTCCACCTCCATCCAGGAAATGTTCAGGAGAGTCAGCGAGCAATTCACTGCTATGTTCAGGAGAAAAGCTTTCTTGCATTGGTACACTGGTGAAGGTATGGATGAGATGGAGTTCACAGAAGCTGAGAGCAACATGAATGATCTTGTTTCCGAGTACCAGCAGTACCAAGATGCCACCGCTGATGAGGAGGGCGAGTATGATGacgaggaggaagaggagggtCAGTATGCAGAGTAG
- the LOC118033290 gene encoding putative SWI/SNF-related matrix-associated actin-dependent regulator of chromatin subfamily A member 3-like 1 — MEAELKEGQEDALGLYMNLDARPDSSSFEDWKYSSSQQIRYETSHVCSFITHIVGLRSHPAMVFSDHELVTLVRYPQCPRDKYAIKVFNSTSMEVGYLHDEASAALSPLIDAQMINLEGEVTHSRTGDVEYSVPCLVRVFSKSTDLENVTQSIFGTALCLTGEPRTNPETNEGKRDKEKGRIEKLGTLEPPKEVIKAKLFDHQKEGLWWLVNKENSDELPPFWEMKDGLYVNVLTRHQTNTKPETLHGGIFADDYGTGKTLTLLSLIAFDKVGNVPEGTGEEDEGVSVCSGKKRGRVSEMGAGEPKTHTLLDSNIKESYGGMADKSSSASVSKQTLIVCPSSVCSTWKNQLLEHTEKGSLKLHKYYGNSKIKDVEELKKYDIVLTTYGAFANESFQRCPLLKIEWWRVILDEADVIKNADAKKSLAVSRLTARRRWAVTGAPIQNGSFDLFALIAFLRLDPLSNKSYWQSLLERPLAKKDGNGFSRLQDLMAAISLRRTKDRVLVGQLRSKTVETVRFKIYGDERERYDQMEAESKKVVRELIATGRLNRSYASIRGAVIRLRQMCNDTTPFSSYLKSLLPSDDIGDASEYPELLRKLIDVLREDEDFDCAICYCPPTDAVITICKHVFCKRCIGTCLQRTRSSCPICRGRLSMSDLFSAPPESSDPKDPRKSTAIIPTKVSTLIKLLKESGEGRPNSKSVVFTIFQKMLVLLEAPLKDAGFNVLRLDALTDARRRVGIIKKFQSAGQNTVLIANVKVSGAGINLTAASEIYLLEPWWNSELEEQAIDRVHQYGQEKNVIIVRLIVKDSIEERILMMQERKKQAIEAFGMQGPKERREVSLEDLCSLLSLE, encoded by the exons ACCCTGCTATGGTATTCAGTGACCATGAATTGGTTACACTTGTACGTTATCCACAATGCCCTCGTGATAAGTATGCTATAAAGGTTTTCAATTCTACTTCTATGGAAGTGGGTTACCTTCATGATGAAGCTTCGGCTGCTTTATCCCCTTTAATTGATGCTCAAATGATTAATCTTGAAGGTGAGGTGACTCATTCAAGAACTGGAGATGTTGAGTACTCTGTTCCTTGTCTAGTTAGAGTCTTTTCAAAGTCAACTGATCTAGAGAATGTTACACAATCGATTTTTGGAACTGCTTTGTGCTTAACTGGTGAGCCTCGTACAAATCCCGAGACAAATGAGGGTAAGAGGGATAAAGAAAAGGGTAGGATAGAGAAATTGGGGACTTTAGAGCCACCAAAGGAGGTGATTAAAGCTAAACTTTTTGATCATCAAAAGGAGGGTTTGTGGTGGTTGGTGAATAAAGAGAACTCTGATGAGTTGCCCCCTTTTTGGGAGATGAAAGATGGGTTGTATGTGAACGTTTTAACAAGGCATCAAACGAATACGAAACCGGAGACTTTGCATGGCGGGATTTTTGCTGATGATTATGGAACCGGCAAAACTCTAACTTTGCTGTCTTTGATTGCTTTTGATAAGGTTGGCAATGTCCCTGAAGGAACAGGTGAGGAGGATGAGGGAGTGTCTGTTTGTAGTGGTAAGAAGAGAGGAAGGGTGAGTGAAATGGGTGCTGGAGAACCAAAAACACATACCCTTTTGGATAGCAATATAAAAGAAAGTTATGGGGGCATGGCTGATAAGTCTTCTAGTGCTTCGGTGTCTAAGCAAACATTAATTGTGTGCCCGTCTTCTGTGTGTTCAACATGGAAAAACCAACTACTGGAGCACACGGAAAAAGGATCGCTCAAGCTACACAAGTATTATGGGAATAGCAAGATTAAGGATGTTGAGGAGCTTAAGAAATACGATATAGTGTTGACCACGTATGGTGCCTTCGCTAATGAGTCCTTTCAAAGGTGCCCTTTGTTGAAGATCGAGTGGTGGCGAGTCATTTTGGATGAGGCTGATGTGATTAAGAATGCAGATGCCAAGAAAAGTTTGGCAGTCTCTAGATTGACCGCTAGGAGGAGGTGGGCTGTTACAGGAGCACCCATCCAGAATGGATCGTTTGATTTATTTGCCTTGATTGCATTTTTGCGATTAGATCCACTCTCTAACAAAAGCTACTGGCAAAGCCTGTTGGAGAGGCCACTTGCTAAGAAGGACGGGAATGGATTCTCGCGACTGCAG GATTTAATGGCGGCCATTTCTTTGCGGAGAACGAAAGACAGGGTTTTAGTTGGCCAATTACGATCAAAAACTGTAGAGACAGTTCGCTTTAAAATTTATGGAGACGAACGTGAACGGTATGATCAGATGGAAGCAGAATCCAAGAAAGTTGTCCGCGAACTCATTGCTACTGGTAGACTAAACAGAAGCTATGCATCTATACGCGGTGCAGTCATACGACTTCGCCAGATGTGTAATGATACAACCCCGTTCTCGTCGTATCTCAAATCATTGCTACCTTCTGACGATATCGGAG ATGCATCAGAATACCCAGAATTGCTCCGAAAGTTGATCGATGTGCTTCGCGAAGATGAAGATTTTGACTGTGCAATTTGTTATTGTCCACCAACTGATGCTGTGATCACAATATGTAAACATGTATTTTGCAAAAGATGCATTGGGACTTGCCTGCAGAGAACAAGAAGCAGCTGCCCAATTTGTCGTGGTCGTCTTTCTATGTCTGACCTGTTCTCAGCTCCTCCTGAATCTTCCGATCCTAAAGATCCTAGAAAATCTACTGCAATAATTCCCACCAAAGTCTCAACTCTCATAAAACTCCTGAAGGAATCTGGGGAGGGGAGACCAAACAGTAAATCAGTGGTTTTTACAATATTCCAGAAGATGTTGGTACTACTTGAAGCGCCACTGAAAGACGCTGGCTTCAATGTATTGCGGTTGGATGCATTAACAGATGCTAGAAGGAGAGTTGGAATAatcaagaaatttcaatcagCTGGACAAAACACAGTTCTAATTGCGAACGTTAAAGTTTCAGGAGCCGGTATAAACCTCACAGCTGCTTCCGAAATCTACTTGTTGGAGCCGTGGTGGAACTCAGAACTGGAGGAACAGGCAATAGACCGTGTTCACCAATATGGACAGGAGAAGAATGTAATAATTGTTAGATTGATTGTTAAAGATAGCATTGAAGAAAGGATATTGATGATGCAGGAAAGGAAGAAACAGGCAATTGAAGCTTTCGGAATGCAGGGACCCAAGGAACGACGCGAGGTTAGCTTAGAAGACCTCTGTAGCCTCTTATCCTTGGAATAA
- the LOC118033291 gene encoding probable mediator of RNA polymerase II transcription subunit 26b has protein sequence MKSVSLDYWRDYFRTASSDIFGIIDHAILVAASDCPKEFKLRRDRIAERLFSCRLIKCSGCNQVELAVPGHDEDERDDGGCCSKRRDGDNSGSDDDEEEVDIDIDDGGFEYEGGGSKESKMNSSNRDNDIDNGEVNVNDQLISNFSFGEAEALTDEIEEVSQTVDEVLRIKDILYNSQDESDSVLLESLRKLRLMALTVDTLKATEIGKAVNGLRKHGSKQIRHLARTLIEDWKVLVDEWYSAANVIRGNEGTPDSVNPSVVDEEEGLPSPPLDEGAFFATQPTSMELSQFFDGMDDDGNPRNNGEFIKNHVSRRRPSAENQNISKQKQQTPKGANMPSKDNKSQQMRKQEDVVKASKPSNANSGPGRPQKQNFEQKMNQETVLIRKTDKVASQRKPPTGQQDKLKSSDEVAVQMKLEATKRKLQERYQQAEKAKRQRTIQVMELHDLPKQGHVQKNQPMRPGNHNRHWAHGRR, from the exons ATGAAATCTGTGTCACTTGATTATTGGAGGGATTATTTTAGGACAGCAAGTTCTGATATTTTCGGTATCATTGATCATGCAATCTTGGTTGCAGCATCTGATTGTCCAAAAGAGTTTAAATTGCGTAGAGATCGGATTGCAGAACGTTTGTTTTCTTGTAGATTGATAAAGTGTTCGGGTTGCAACCAGGTAGAGCTGGCTGTTCCGGGTCATGATGAAGATGAGAGGGATGATGGAGGTTGCTGTAGCAAAAGAAGGGATGGTGATAATTCTGgtagtgatgatgatgaagaagaagttgatataGATATTGATGATGGCGGGTTTGAGTACGAGGGAGGTGGGAGTAAAGAGAGCAAGATGAATAGTAGTAATAGGGATAATGATATTGATAATGGAGAAGTGAATGTGAATGATCAGTTGATTAGTAATTTTAGTTTTGGAGAAGCTGAAGCTTTAACTGATGAGATTGAGGAGGTGTCTCAGACTGTTGATGAGGTTTTGAGGATCAAAGACATTCTTTATAACAGCCAAGATgag TCTGATTCTGTGTTGCTTGAATCATTGAGGAAGCTTAGATTGATGGCTTTGACTGTGGATACTCTAAAG GCAACTGAGATTGGAAAGGCTGTCAATGGGCTCCGGAAGCATGGATCAAAGCAGATTCGACATCTTGCACGGACTTTAATAGA AGACTGGAAAGTTTTGGTAGACGAGTGGTACAGTGCTGCAAATGTTATACGAG GTAATGAAGGTACTCCTGATTCTGTAAATCCTTCTgttgttgatgaagaagaagggCTTCCTTCTCCTCCTTTGGATGAAGGAGCTTTCTTTGCTACTCAACCTACTTCAATGGAGCTCTCACAA TTCTTTGATGGAATGGATGATGATGGAA ATCCTCGAAACAATGGGGAATTCATCAAGAACCATGTAAGTAGAAGGAGACCTTCAGCAGAgaatcaaaatatttcaaaacagaaacAGCAGACTCCTAAGGGAGCAAATATGCCTTCTAAGGACAACAAGAGTCAACAGATGAGGAAGCAAGAAGATGTTGTCAAGGCAAGTAAGCCTTCAAATGCCAATTCTGGGCCTGGGAGACCTCAAAAGCAAAATTTTGAGCAGAAGATGAATCAGGAAACTGTGTTAATTCGAAAAACAGATAAGGTCGCCAGCCAGAGAAAGCCCCCAACTGGCCAGCAAGAT AAACTTAAGAGTTCAGATGAAGTTGCTGTCCAGATGAAACTTGAAGCCACAAAAAGGAAACTCCAGGAGCGGTACCAACAAGCTGAGAAAG CCAAGAGGCAAAGAACAATACAGGTAATGGAGCTGCATGATCTCCCCAAGCAGGGACATGTTCAGAAAAACCAACCCATGCGACCAGGGAACCACAACCGGCACTGGGCGCATGGAAGGCGGTAA